A part of Agromyces protaetiae genomic DNA contains:
- the kynA gene encoding tryptophan 2,3-dioxygenase, with protein MSYGGYLDLDTLLAAQRPISRPEHHDELLFIVQHQTTELWLKLVLHELSTACELLREDELAPALKCIARVKHIQRTLTEQWSVLATLTPTEYGQFRHVLGNASGFQSWQYRAVEFVLGNKNAKMLKVFESDAAATAALTRALEEPSLYDEFLRLLARAGYPIPADVLERDVTTAWTFRQDLVPVFAAIYADTAQHWAAYETCEELVDLEDNFQLWRFRHLKTVERIIGFKRGTGGSSGAAFLQRALELTFFPELYAVRTEMPG; from the coding sequence ATGAGCTACGGCGGCTACCTCGACCTCGACACCCTGCTCGCGGCGCAGCGGCCCATCTCGCGGCCCGAGCACCACGACGAGCTGCTGTTCATCGTGCAGCACCAGACGACCGAGCTGTGGCTCAAGCTCGTGCTGCACGAGCTGTCGACGGCATGCGAGCTGCTGCGCGAGGACGAACTCGCCCCCGCGCTCAAGTGCATCGCGCGCGTCAAGCACATCCAGCGCACGCTCACCGAGCAGTGGTCGGTGCTCGCGACGCTCACGCCGACCGAGTACGGGCAGTTCCGGCACGTGCTCGGCAACGCGAGCGGGTTCCAGTCGTGGCAGTACCGCGCGGTCGAGTTCGTGCTCGGCAACAAGAACGCCAAGATGCTGAAGGTCTTCGAGTCGGATGCCGCAGCCACCGCCGCGCTCACGCGGGCCCTTGAAGAGCCGAGCCTCTACGACGAGTTCCTGCGGCTGCTCGCGCGCGCCGGGTACCCGATTCCCGCCGACGTCCTCGAACGGGATGTCACGACGGCGTGGACCTTCCGGCAAGACCTCGTGCCGGTGTTCGCGGCGATCTACGCCGATACGGCCCAGCACTGGGCTGCGTACGAGACGTGCGAGGAGCTCGTCGACCTGGAGGACAACTTCCAGCTGTGGCGGTTCCGACATCTGAAGACCGTCGAGCGGATCATCGGCTTCAAGCGCGGCACGGGCGGGTCGAGCGGCGCCGCGTTCCTGCAGCGGGCGCTCGAGCTCACCTTCTTCCCCGAGCTGTACGCCGTGCGCACCGAGATGCCGGGATGA
- a CDS encoding TetR/AcrR family transcriptional regulator, translating to MSSATSTRRDARRNHERLLAEAKRLFAERGIDAPLDELATRAGVGAGTVYRHFATREALHRELYVDAVGQLQDFEVEVLAAETGWDAIVQFVDKLSAWVASIPYLPDLMRRVAENDPEGRPDVQFEDSINLILDRAKAEGALRADVNAVDLNVLVDMLGSLGRYGDEYLPFRERQLSIVLDGLRQRPDLTPLPVDSQAFDDFVEMTHRKLS from the coding sequence ATGAGTTCTGCGACCTCGACCCGACGAGATGCCCGTCGCAATCACGAGCGTCTGCTGGCCGAAGCCAAGCGGCTGTTCGCGGAACGAGGCATCGACGCCCCCCTCGACGAGCTCGCCACCCGTGCCGGCGTCGGCGCCGGCACCGTCTACCGCCATTTCGCGACGCGCGAAGCCCTCCACCGCGAGCTCTACGTCGACGCCGTCGGCCAGCTGCAGGACTTCGAGGTCGAGGTGCTCGCCGCCGAGACGGGCTGGGACGCGATCGTGCAGTTCGTCGACAAGCTGTCGGCGTGGGTGGCCTCGATCCCCTACCTGCCCGACCTCATGCGCCGCGTCGCCGAGAACGACCCCGAGGGACGGCCCGACGTGCAGTTCGAGGACTCGATCAACCTGATCCTCGACCGTGCGAAGGCCGAGGGCGCGCTCCGCGCCGACGTCAACGCCGTCGACCTCAACGTCCTCGTCGACATGCTCGGCTCGCTCGGCCGTTACGGCGACGAGTACCTCCCGTTCCGCGAGCGGCAGCTCTCGATCGTGCTCGACGGGCTGCGTCAGCGCCCCGACCTCACGCCGCTGCCCGTCGACTCGCAGGCGTTCGACGACTTCGTCGAGATGACGCACCGCAAGCTCAGCTGA
- a CDS encoding VOC family protein codes for MTTNDRPATGLLAADTGMGAVTLRVADLDAMIRYYRDGVTLELQSHEGPIAVLGRGTTPLVILQHAPELKHASARQAGLFHTAILFDTREALATAIFSVASRYPGTFTGSADHLVSEAFYFTDPEGNGVELYFDRDRSAWSWTHGQIEMATIFLDPNGYLRDHLTEAGVASAQADPATARRVGDAVVGHVHLSVGDIPSAREFYVNRLGFETTADSWPGALFVSAGGYHHHVAMNTWNSAGAGKRQLALGLGKVEIVVPTADDLGALGERMRHYDVDTRDDGRALAFDDPWSNLVEVRAAARTLPVVE; via the coding sequence ATGACAACCAATGACCGTCCCGCGACCGGACTCCTCGCCGCCGACACCGGCATGGGCGCCGTCACGCTCCGCGTGGCCGACCTCGACGCGATGATCCGCTACTACCGCGACGGCGTCACCCTCGAACTCCAGAGCCACGAAGGCCCCATCGCGGTCCTCGGCCGCGGCACGACGCCGCTCGTCATCCTCCAGCACGCCCCAGAGCTCAAGCACGCCTCGGCACGCCAGGCCGGGCTCTTCCACACCGCCATCCTCTTCGACACCCGCGAAGCCCTCGCGACGGCGATCTTCTCGGTCGCCTCCCGCTACCCCGGCACCTTCACGGGCAGCGCCGACCACCTCGTGAGCGAGGCGTTCTACTTCACCGACCCCGAGGGCAACGGCGTCGAGCTCTACTTCGACCGCGACCGCTCGGCGTGGAGCTGGACCCACGGGCAGATCGAGATGGCGACGATCTTCCTCGACCCCAACGGCTACCTCCGCGACCACTTGACCGAGGCGGGCGTCGCGTCGGCGCAGGCCGACCCCGCGACCGCGCGCCGCGTCGGCGACGCCGTCGTCGGGCACGTGCACCTGTCGGTCGGGGACATCCCGAGCGCCCGCGAGTTCTACGTGAACCGGCTGGGCTTCGAGACGACGGCCGACTCGTGGCCCGGCGCGCTCTTCGTTTCGGCGGGCGGATACCACCACCACGTGGCGATGAACACGTGGAACAGCGCGGGCGCGGGCAAGCGTCAGCTCGCCCTCGGACTCGGCAAGGTCGAGATCGTCGTGCCGACCGCCGACGACCTCGGCGCCCTCGGCGAGCGCATGCGGCACTACGACGTCGACACGCGCGACGACGGCCGCGCGCTCGCGTTCGACGACCCGTGGTCGAACCTCGTCGAGGTGCGCGCGGCAGCCAGAACCCTTCCGGTGGTCGAGTAG
- a CDS encoding TMEM175 family protein: MAGRRTGRIPGRTTVSTTRVEFFTDGVFAIAATLLVLELTTHAIGEVSSSGALWSALVGMTDQFISFTVSFLLLCLLWYRHVQQFEAIARLDLGSVWLNSLRLLFVVLIPFTTSINSEYTGIWLGRMLLPLNYFFALLFSLLFWVVASRPAAGLLKADVTTDEVQRATVTAAYRLGIGAVAVVLSPWIGSWAFLGFAFDPVIARFVFGARTRHPDVSKRPDDPKYPDASDGAPSPPEA, translated from the coding sequence ATGGCCGGTCGCCGCACGGGTCGGATCCCGGGTCGCACCACCGTCTCGACCACTCGGGTCGAGTTCTTCACCGACGGAGTGTTCGCGATCGCGGCGACGCTCCTCGTGCTCGAACTGACGACGCACGCGATCGGCGAGGTGTCCTCGAGCGGCGCACTGTGGAGCGCCCTCGTCGGGATGACCGACCAGTTCATCTCGTTCACGGTGAGCTTCCTGCTCCTGTGCCTGCTCTGGTACCGGCATGTGCAGCAGTTCGAGGCGATCGCGCGCCTCGACCTCGGGTCGGTGTGGCTCAACAGCCTCCGGCTGCTGTTCGTCGTGCTCATCCCGTTCACGACGTCGATCAACAGCGAGTACACGGGCATCTGGCTCGGCCGGATGCTGCTGCCGCTGAACTACTTCTTCGCACTGCTGTTCAGCCTGCTGTTCTGGGTGGTCGCGTCGCGCCCGGCGGCAGGGCTGCTGAAGGCGGACGTCACGACCGACGAGGTGCAGCGTGCGACGGTCACGGCGGCGTACCGGCTGGGGATCGGTGCGGTCGCGGTCGTACTGTCGCCGTGGATCGGGTCGTGGGCGTTCCTGGGGTTCGCGTTCGATCCGGTGATCGCGCGGTTCGTGTTCGGGGCGCGGACGAGGCATCCGGATGTCTCGAAGCGTCCCGATGATCCGAAGTATCCGGATGCCTCGGATGGCGCTCCCAGCCCGCCTGAGGCATAA
- a CDS encoding phosphoribosylaminoimidazolesuccinocarboxamide synthase — MNDETEYPGWTHVYSGKVRDLYVPTALLDDDDSWTGDPLHLSPVVLVVASDRVSAFDHVLEPAIIGKGAVLTELTRWWFDQFPDVPNHLAYAEDDRYELPPIPAGIADRATLCRTLDMFPIECVVRGYLTGSGFKEYQATGAIGGLVLPEGLQNGDRLPGPIYTPAWKAPMGEHDENISYERTVELVGEVVAEQLRELSLDVFRRAQEVAEARGVLLADTKFEFGADRETGIVTLADEVLTSDSSRYWDIEAYARTDAPLDERLASFDKQIVRNWLAANWDQDVSERPPALPADVVDRTFARYRELLDRLTGDAV; from the coding sequence GTGAACGACGAGACCGAATACCCCGGCTGGACGCACGTCTACTCGGGCAAGGTGCGCGACCTCTACGTGCCGACCGCCCTCCTCGACGACGACGACTCGTGGACGGGCGATCCGCTCCACCTCTCGCCCGTCGTGCTCGTCGTCGCGAGCGACCGGGTGAGCGCGTTCGACCACGTGCTCGAGCCCGCGATCATAGGCAAGGGCGCGGTGCTCACCGAGCTCACCCGCTGGTGGTTCGATCAGTTCCCCGACGTGCCGAACCACCTCGCCTACGCCGAGGACGACCGCTACGAGCTGCCCCCGATCCCGGCCGGGATCGCCGACCGTGCGACCCTGTGCCGGACGCTCGACATGTTCCCGATCGAGTGCGTCGTGCGCGGCTACCTCACGGGCAGCGGCTTCAAGGAGTACCAGGCGACGGGCGCGATCGGCGGCCTCGTGCTGCCCGAGGGCCTCCAGAACGGCGACCGCCTGCCCGGACCGATCTACACGCCCGCGTGGAAGGCGCCCATGGGCGAGCACGACGAGAACATCTCGTACGAGCGCACGGTCGAGCTCGTCGGCGAGGTCGTCGCCGAGCAGCTCCGCGAGCTGTCGCTCGACGTGTTCCGCCGCGCGCAAGAGGTCGCCGAGGCGCGCGGGGTGCTCCTCGCCGACACGAAGTTCGAGTTCGGCGCCGACCGCGAGACGGGCATCGTGACGCTCGCCGACGAGGTGCTCACGAGCGACTCGAGCCGGTACTGGGACATCGAGGCCTACGCGCGCACCGATGCGCCGCTCGACGAGCGGCTCGCGAGCTTCGACAAGCAGATCGTGCGCAACTGGCTCGCCGCCAATTGGGATCAGGATGTCTCGGAGCGGCCGCCTGCGCTCCCCGCCGACGTCGTCGACCGCACCTTCGCCCGCTACCGCGAGCTCCTCGACCGCCTCACGGGCGACGCCGTGTAG
- a CDS encoding heme/hemin ABC transporter substrate-binding protein, with protein MRGVARRPLLVVVALAAAAALAGCSSSSAVTGGAGPVTPSIDDVTPVANPLEWEGPSTAVPADSAIHPITDGKQQLPATVVDTQGTSVTVDDTSRILALDIYGSLSRVVFELGFGDQVVGRDISSGYPEIADRPLVTENGHDLNAEAILSLAPTLIITDTSLGPWDVILQMRDAGVPVVVVDPHRSIDGIPTLVDEVAAALGVPDRGAKLVERTTATVDETLAKIAGITPKSPDGRLRMAFLYVRGQAGVYYMFGEGSGVDSLIDALGGIDVATEIGWQGMRPITDEGLIAADPDLILMMTKGLESVDGVDGLLEHVPAVAQTEAGKHRRIVDMDDTQILSFGPQTAAVLEALAVAIYAPDAAS; from the coding sequence ATGCGCGGAGTCGCCCGCCGCCCACTGCTCGTCGTCGTCGCCCTCGCCGCGGCCGCGGCCCTCGCCGGATGCTCGTCCTCGAGCGCCGTGACGGGCGGCGCCGGACCCGTCACGCCGTCGATCGACGACGTCACGCCCGTCGCGAACCCGCTCGAGTGGGAAGGCCCCTCGACGGCCGTGCCGGCCGACTCGGCGATCCACCCCATCACCGACGGCAAGCAGCAGCTGCCCGCGACGGTCGTCGACACGCAGGGCACGAGCGTCACCGTCGACGACACCTCGCGCATCCTCGCCCTCGACATCTACGGCTCGCTCTCGCGCGTCGTCTTCGAGCTCGGATTCGGCGACCAGGTCGTCGGCCGCGACATCTCGAGCGGCTACCCCGAGATCGCCGACCGGCCGCTCGTCACCGAGAACGGCCACGACCTCAATGCCGAGGCGATCCTCTCGCTCGCGCCGACCCTCATCATCACCGACACGAGCCTCGGCCCGTGGGACGTCATCCTCCAGATGCGCGACGCGGGCGTGCCCGTCGTCGTCGTCGACCCGCACCGCTCGATCGACGGCATCCCGACCCTCGTCGACGAGGTCGCGGCCGCCCTCGGCGTGCCCGACCGCGGCGCGAAGCTCGTCGAGCGCACGACGGCCACGGTCGACGAGACGCTCGCCAAGATCGCCGGGATCACCCCGAAATCCCCCGACGGGCGGCTCCGGATGGCGTTCCTCTACGTCCGCGGCCAGGCCGGCGTCTACTACATGTTCGGCGAGGGCTCGGGCGTCGACAGCCTCATCGATGCCCTCGGCGGCATCGACGTCGCGACCGAGATCGGCTGGCAGGGCATGCGCCCCATCACCGACGAAGGACTCATCGCGGCCGACCCCGACCTCATCCTCATGATGACGAAGGGCCTCGAATCGGTCGACGGCGTCGACGGGCTCCTCGAGCACGTGCCTGCCGTCGCCCAGACCGAGGCCGGCAAGCACCGCCGCATCGTCGACATGGACGACACCCAGATCCTGAGCTTCGGGCCGCAGACGGCTGCCGTGCTCGAAGCGCTCGCGGTCGCGATCTACGCGCCGGACGCCGCGTCGTGA
- a CDS encoding FecCD family ABC transporter permease, whose protein sequence is MSRVTLVTAALVAALVVAVLVSATTGQLQIPLDEVLGSLAQAWNRAVGGAGLHWLELPVLATPQHPAAEATLWLIRFPRVVLTVLVGAALAAAGAVMQGVFRNPLAEPGIVGVSSGAAVGACAVIVFGWSFAGPLTAAVMAFVGGLIATFVVYGSSRAGGRTEVVTLVLTGIAVNAVGGAAIALLTFLGTTQQREQIVFWQLGSLNGSRWQDVVIVLPLAVAGIVACVALARPLDLLALGERQAEHLGVRVERVRITAIVVVAVLTSAAVAMCGIIGFVGLVVPHLMRMVLGPAHRALVLTSALGGAVLLSAADLLARTAVPYAELPIGMLTALVGGPFFFWLLRRARRSAGGWA, encoded by the coding sequence ATGTCTCGCGTCACCCTCGTGACCGCGGCCCTCGTCGCGGCGCTCGTGGTCGCCGTGCTCGTCTCGGCGACGACCGGTCAGCTGCAGATCCCGCTCGACGAAGTGCTCGGCTCGCTCGCGCAGGCGTGGAACCGCGCCGTCGGCGGCGCCGGCCTCCACTGGCTCGAACTGCCCGTGCTCGCAACGCCGCAGCACCCGGCGGCAGAGGCGACGCTGTGGCTCATCCGCTTCCCGCGCGTCGTGCTCACAGTGCTCGTGGGGGCCGCGCTCGCCGCGGCGGGCGCGGTGATGCAGGGCGTGTTCCGCAATCCGCTCGCCGAGCCCGGCATCGTCGGGGTCTCGTCGGGCGCGGCGGTCGGCGCGTGCGCCGTCATCGTGTTCGGCTGGAGCTTCGCGGGCCCGCTCACCGCGGCGGTCATGGCCTTCGTCGGCGGGCTCATCGCGACGTTCGTCGTCTACGGCTCCTCGCGCGCCGGCGGCCGCACCGAGGTCGTCACCCTCGTGCTCACGGGTATCGCCGTCAACGCCGTCGGCGGCGCGGCGATCGCCCTCCTGACCTTCCTCGGCACGACCCAGCAGCGCGAGCAGATCGTGTTCTGGCAGCTCGGCTCGCTCAACGGCTCGCGCTGGCAGGACGTCGTCATCGTGCTGCCGCTCGCCGTCGCGGGCATCGTCGCGTGTGTCGCCCTCGCGCGCCCGCTCGATCTCCTCGCGCTCGGTGAGCGGCAAGCCGAGCACCTCGGCGTGCGCGTCGAACGCGTGCGGATCACGGCGATCGTCGTCGTCGCCGTGCTGACGAGTGCGGCCGTCGCGATGTGCGGCATCATCGGCTTCGTCGGGCTCGTCGTGCCCCACCTCATGCGAATGGTGCTCGGCCCCGCGCACCGCGCGCTCGTGCTCACGAGCGCCCTCGGCGGCGCCGTGCTGCTGTCGGCGGCCGACCTCCTCGCCCGCACGGCCGTGCCGTACGCCGAGCTGCCGATCGGCATGCTCACGGCGCTCGTCGGCGGTCCCTTCTTCTTCTGGCTCTTGCGCCGGGCGCGCCGGTCGGCGGGAGGCTGGGCATGA
- a CDS encoding heme ABC transporter ATP-binding protein, with protein sequence MSAGEGTAPVVGGTVVAAPVLAARGVSFSREGRSVLAGVDLDLHAGEIVALVGPNGAGKSTLLALLAGDEAPDEGHVELGGRPLRGRHAGELARERSVLLQQNALAFGYPVVEVVRMGRAPWRRTPEASEDDALVASAMRDGDVEAFASRSATALSGGETARVAFARSRAQACRVALLDEPTASLDIRHQERVLSVMRAHADGGGAAVVVLHDLNLAAAYADRIALLDGGRIIAADAPDVVLTSELVSRVYGHPVEVERLASGALVVVPVRTHSRLLEGTPNA encoded by the coding sequence ATGAGCGCGGGCGAAGGCACGGCGCCCGTGGTCGGCGGAACCGTGGTCGCCGCCCCCGTGCTCGCGGCGCGCGGCGTCTCGTTCTCGCGTGAGGGTCGTTCCGTGCTCGCGGGCGTCGACCTCGACCTGCACGCGGGCGAGATCGTCGCGCTCGTCGGCCCGAACGGCGCCGGCAAGTCGACCCTCCTCGCGCTCCTCGCGGGCGACGAGGCGCCCGACGAGGGGCACGTCGAACTCGGCGGACGCCCCCTCCGCGGAAGACACGCGGGCGAGCTCGCGCGCGAGCGCTCGGTGCTCCTCCAGCAGAACGCGCTCGCCTTCGGCTACCCCGTCGTCGAGGTCGTACGCATGGGTCGGGCGCCGTGGCGGCGCACGCCCGAGGCATCCGAAGACGACGCACTCGTGGCATCCGCGATGCGCGACGGCGACGTCGAAGCCTTCGCCTCGCGCTCGGCGACCGCCCTCTCGGGTGGGGAGACCGCACGCGTCGCCTTCGCGCGCTCGCGTGCGCAAGCGTGCCGGGTCGCGCTCCTCGACGAGCCGACGGCGAGTCTCGACATCCGCCATCAGGAGCGCGTGCTCTCGGTCATGCGCGCCCACGCCGACGGCGGCGGGGCGGCGGTCGTCGTCCTCCACGACCTCAACCTCGCGGCGGCGTACGCCGACCGCATCGCCCTGCTCGACGGCGGCCGCATCATTGCGGCCGATGCCCCCGACGTCGTGCTCACGAGCGAGCTCGTCTCGCGTGTCTACGGCCACCCCGTCGAGGTCGAACGCCTCGCCTCGGGCGCCCTCGTCGTCGTGCCCGTGCGCACGCACTCCCGACTGCTGGAAGGAACCCCGAATGCCTGA
- a CDS encoding DUF916 domain-containing protein: MPRRSWSRPVLAAAVTPVVAAALAVSAFVSPTAAVAESAGAPGASAVRSPVSPVSHVTTAASAETAGTATGDVAWTVRTVDNANGSGRPNFTYDVDPGAVIDDALLVTNTGTVPLDLAVYAADTFTTPTGDIDILQNAADSVDAGAWIAPGSDTVHLEPGAAAEVPFRIDVPADARPGDHSAGLVTALAETGAGTGTIAVERRLGSRLHLRVSGELVPAATVTDVRTSFNGTWNPFGTGTLVVDYRLSNTGNTRVTATEAARIAGPFGILAVSAADVQLPEVLPGSTIEVHREITGVPVLGWITGALTVAPEGVGLGAGALDVSTIEVGQAAVPWTFLALAVVIAGLVVAIVLVVRKRRGVARGAVDGTESASAA, translated from the coding sequence ATGCCCCGCCGCTCCTGGTCACGCCCCGTACTCGCCGCAGCCGTCACGCCCGTTGTCGCTGCGGCGCTCGCCGTTTCCGCGTTCGTCTCCCCGACCGCCGCAGTCGCCGAGTCGGCGGGTGCGCCGGGTGCGTCCGCTGTGCGCTCACCCGTCTCGCCCGTCTCGCACGTGACGACCGCGGCATCCGCCGAGACCGCCGGGACCGCGACCGGCGACGTCGCCTGGACCGTCCGCACGGTCGACAACGCCAACGGCAGCGGGCGCCCGAACTTCACCTACGACGTCGACCCGGGGGCCGTCATCGACGACGCCCTGCTCGTGACCAACACGGGCACCGTGCCGCTGGATCTCGCGGTCTACGCCGCCGACACGTTCACGACGCCGACGGGCGACATCGACATCCTGCAGAACGCCGCAGACTCGGTCGACGCCGGAGCGTGGATCGCTCCCGGCTCCGACACCGTCCACCTCGAGCCCGGCGCCGCCGCCGAGGTGCCGTTCCGCATCGACGTGCCCGCCGACGCCCGTCCGGGCGACCACTCCGCCGGACTCGTGACGGCACTCGCCGAGACGGGCGCGGGCACCGGCACGATCGCCGTCGAGCGGCGGCTCGGCAGCCGACTGCACCTGCGCGTGTCGGGCGAGCTCGTACCCGCTGCGACCGTGACCGACGTGCGCACGAGCTTCAACGGCACGTGGAATCCGTTCGGCACGGGCACGCTCGTCGTCGACTACCGGCTCTCGAACACGGGCAACACGCGTGTCACGGCGACCGAGGCGGCACGCATCGCCGGGCCGTTCGGCATCCTCGCGGTCTCGGCCGCCGACGTGCAGCTGCCCGAGGTGCTGCCCGGATCGACGATCGAGGTGCACCGCGAGATCACGGGCGTGCCCGTGCTCGGCTGGATCACGGGCGCGCTCACGGTCGCCCCGGAAGGGGTCGGGCTCGGTGCCGGGGCACTCGACGTGTCGACGATCGAGGTGGGTCAGGCGGCCGTGCCGTGGACGTTCCTCGCCCTCGCGGTCGTCATCGCGGGACTCGTCGTCGCGATCGTGCTCGTCGTGCGCAAGCGTCGCGGGGTCGCCCGTGGCGCAGTCGACGGCACCGAAAGCGCGAGCGCCGCGTAG
- the purD gene encoding phosphoribosylamine--glycine ligase encodes MRILVLGSGAREHAIILSLLSEEAGHEIVAAPGNAGIAASPVSTERGSVTTVALDQNDGAAVAGYAIEHNVDLVVVGPEAPLVAGVADAVRTRGIPVFGPGKAAAQLEGSKTFAKRIMQAAGVPTGGAALADTIAEVERTLDEFGAPYVVKADGLAAGKGVLVTSDRDAAIAHAAHYLARGPVLIEEFLDGQEISLFFLSDGDDVLPLSPAQDFKRLLDGDAGPNTGGMGAYSPLPWLADAADGRGGTFGSEAAFVDEVARTIALPTVRQLAEEQTPFIGLLYAGLILTSKGLRVIEFNARFGDPETQVVLPRLATPLSGLLLAASTGELGPLPAPEFNPDVAVTVVLASEGYPEAPVTGRVIEGLDDAAAVAGVHVAHAATALGEASGPDATDAPLVATGGRVLNVVATGEDFAGARARAYDALSRIRLEGGQYRTDIAARVAG; translated from the coding sequence GTGCGCATCCTCGTCCTCGGTTCCGGTGCTCGCGAGCACGCGATCATCCTCTCCCTCCTCTCCGAAGAGGCCGGCCACGAGATCGTCGCCGCCCCCGGCAACGCCGGCATCGCGGCATCCCCCGTGTCGACCGAGCGCGGCAGCGTGACGACCGTCGCGCTCGACCAGAACGACGGCGCCGCCGTCGCCGGCTACGCGATCGAGCACAACGTCGACCTCGTCGTCGTCGGCCCCGAGGCGCCGCTCGTCGCGGGCGTCGCCGACGCCGTGCGCACCCGCGGCATCCCCGTCTTCGGCCCGGGCAAGGCCGCCGCGCAGCTCGAGGGGTCGAAGACCTTCGCGAAGCGCATCATGCAGGCCGCGGGCGTGCCGACGGGCGGCGCAGCCCTCGCCGACACGATCGCCGAGGTCGAGCGCACGCTCGACGAGTTCGGCGCCCCGTACGTCGTGAAGGCCGACGGCCTCGCCGCAGGCAAGGGCGTGCTCGTCACGAGCGACCGCGACGCCGCGATCGCGCACGCGGCGCACTACCTCGCCCGGGGCCCTGTGCTCATCGAGGAGTTCCTCGACGGACAAGAGATCTCGCTCTTCTTCCTCTCCGACGGCGACGACGTGCTGCCGCTCTCGCCGGCGCAAGACTTCAAGCGTCTGCTCGACGGCGACGCCGGCCCCAACACGGGCGGCATGGGCGCGTACTCGCCGCTGCCGTGGCTCGCCGACGCCGCCGACGGGCGAGGCGGCACGTTCGGCTCCGAGGCCGCGTTCGTCGACGAGGTCGCGCGCACGATCGCGCTGCCGACCGTGCGGCAGCTCGCCGAAGAGCAGACGCCGTTCATCGGCCTCCTCTACGCGGGGCTCATCCTCACGTCGAAGGGCCTCCGGGTCATCGAGTTCAACGCACGCTTCGGCGACCCCGAGACGCAGGTCGTGCTGCCGCGGCTCGCGACGCCGCTGTCGGGGCTGCTGCTGGCGGCGTCGACGGGCGAGCTCGGGCCGCTCCCCGCGCCCGAGTTCAATCCGGATGTCGCGGTGACGGTCGTGCTCGCAAGCGAGGGCTACCCCGAGGCGCCGGTCACGGGCCGCGTCATCGAGGGCCTCGACGACGCCGCGGCGGTCGCGGGCGTGCACGTCGCACATGCCGCGACGGCGCTCGGCGAGGCATCCGGGCCCGACGCGACCGACGCGCCGCTCGTCGCGACCGGCGGCCGCGTGCTCAACGTCGTCGCGACCGGCGAAGACTTCGCGGGCGCCCGCGCCCGCGCATACGACGCGCTCTCGCGCATCCGCCTCGAGGGCGGGCAGTACCGCACCGACATCGCGGCGCGCGTCGCGGGCTGA
- a CDS encoding sterol carrier family protein, with translation MARARIADGEGAAAVAEWRATVAGGDHEASVDRATLALAVRWTLQRLAELAPGGTVEVRVPPFGAVQCIEGPKHTRGTPPNVIETDASTWLALATGSVSWSDARASGRVHASGQRASLEGLLPIMLSS, from the coding sequence ATGGCACGGGCACGGATCGCGGACGGCGAAGGCGCGGCCGCGGTCGCCGAGTGGCGGGCGACGGTCGCGGGAGGCGACCACGAGGCATCCGTCGATCGTGCGACCCTCGCGCTCGCCGTGCGCTGGACGCTGCAGCGCCTCGCCGAACTCGCGCCCGGCGGCACCGTCGAGGTGCGCGTGCCGCCCTTCGGCGCCGTGCAGTGCATCGAGGGTCCCAAGCACACGCGCGGCACGCCGCCCAACGTCATCGAGACGGATGCCTCGACCTGGCTCGCGCTCGCGACGGGATCCGTGTCGTGGTCGGACGCGAGAGCGAGCGGGCGCGTGCACGCGTCGGGGCAGCGCGCGAGCCTCGAAGGACTGCTGCCGATCATGCTAAGTTCTTAG